The Sylvia atricapilla isolate bSylAtr1 chromosome 3, bSylAtr1.pri, whole genome shotgun sequence genome has a window encoding:
- the MAP1LC3C gene encoding microtubule-associated proteins 1A/1B light chain 3C, which yields MRAAPGAQPDRPFKLRKSLATRREEVAGIRAKFPTKIPVIVERYHKEKYLPLLDKTKFLVPEELTMAQFITIIRSRMALTATQAFYLLVNNKSLASMSLTMAEVYRDYKDEDGFVYMTYASQEMFGCLLPTAQGKTMECFQKT from the exons ATGCGGGCGGCGCCCGGGGCGCAGCCTGACCGGCCCTTCAAGCTCAGGAAGAGTCTCG CCACCCGGCGGGAAGAAGTAGCAGGGATCCGAGCCAAGTTCCCGACCAAAATCCCG GTAATTGTTGAGAGATACCATAAAGAGAAATACCTTCCTCTCTTGGACAAAACCAAGTTTCTGGTTCCCGAGGAGCTGACCATGGCACAGTTCATAACCATCATCAG AAGCAGGATGGCTCTAACAGCTACACAAGCTTTCTACCTGCTGGTGAACAACAAAAGCCTAGCCAGTATGTCCTTGACAATGGCAGAAGTGTACAGGGACTACAAAGATGAAGATGGCTTTGTGTATATGACCTATGCTTCTCAGGAGATGTTTGGATGCTTATTACCCACTGCTCAAGGGAAAACTATGGAATGCTTTCAGAAAACTTAA